A window of Quercus robur chromosome 12, dhQueRobu3.1, whole genome shotgun sequence genomic DNA:
AGTCACAAGGAGGCTTATGGCAATGGCATTACAAAGTCTCCAGTTCCGGCAAGTGCTGAAGCGTCTTCAAGAGCCCATCCAGTCACTTCTGATAACAAAGATTTATCATCGAAGGTTGGGTTGCCCAATGGAAATGGGGAGAAGATCAAACCAAATACTCTGACAGAGAGTCGTAGCTACTGAGAGAAACAgttcaaattaaattaacatgctGCAGTTTCCCGCTAGGTTAGAAAGTTGAACCTAGGTCATCTTATTAGAAATGTTTTTGGTTGAAGAATCAACATAACTAGGGCCCTTTTCTGAATATAGCATTTATACAATCTTTTGTACATTATATAGCAAgtaaattttggtcaatttttaagTTTGCTTATATATGTGGTGTAATAgatcttttaatatatatattatatgccATGAGCTCAACTGGCAcctttttagtgtttttaataAAGACATCTGTCAATTCCCATATtcccaaggttgtcaaaatcgcgatcCGGATCGTAAAATcgcacgattttacgatcccacctcaccaaaaagattaaaatcGTAGTAGGATCGCAAAAATGTTAGGATCGTTTGTAGGATCGTGTAGGATCGTAtaggatcgtaggatcgtatgggatcctaccgatcctaccgatcctaccattaggcttttttggcttttttggcttttttttttttttttttttttttaattgggattCATTTGGGTCATTTGGGTAAGTCTGGTATAATAATCCCTGGTCCACCTAAAGGTCCAATACCCACAAGCCTAATGAATTGAAGTCCCAaatttacccctctctcaaaataaaatctcaaaaaaacctATACTGCTTAAgttaagttttcaaaaacaaaacctaaatattttagaaacacTAAGCTCCAGCACGCAGTAGCTCTGTCTCGCGCGCCTCCACAGTTCCCTGTCAAAAACCCAGCACCTCTCAGCCCTCTTAATGATGAGCTATTGCTGCTTTCAAGCTTTCTTAAGTATTTAGAAACATTCAACGCCAGCACCTCAATCCCGCGCCTCCTCAATCCTTTGTCAAAAACCCAGCACCTCTCAGCCCTCTCAATGATGTTGCCGTGAGCCATTGCTGCCTTTAAGCTTTCTGGTAATCTTTTTTGGTAGTTAGTACTTAGATtgagaattctcttttggattttatatttgtaattagCTAGTTTGTAATTAGATTGagaattctctttttgaattacatattgtaaatttgtagttagctagtttttatatgctaactagcctaacttattttggatttggaacttagaatttggaaaacattttccatatgtgtagataatattttggtacttagttgctaattaaacatgtactgaactttttagatatattatgtcaaaagttaaatatattttgtttcgttAGAATAACATAAGAACAATGTAGTGCGTGCAGATTACATtttatgatgcaatttttttttttttaatggatggattcatattttaagtgattataTAACATACAAAGTCACTATCAATAGgatttttgcttaaaatctgaaaataggTAGAATCTTACGATCCACGATTCGATCCTACGATCCACGATCCTACCTACCTCCCACGATCCTACGTgggatcccgattttgacaaccttgcaTATTCCCCCATagttatcaaaaatatatactaTCATATGACCTCCAGTTGAATATCCCTACCTCAGAGGCTTTGCCTGTTGCTTACATGATCTGCTCAGGTACTGATTAAGGTTTTTCCAACTTCTGTAAGTGGAGGACATTGTCAATTGTAAATGTCTCATTACGAGGCAAATCTTATGAATCTTCGAATTGTTCAATTGAAGACCCGGTAGTATACACATTTTATACATTGTCGGCAGTAcaaaacattttcaattaaaaatacattctatttttgaaaatattttctcgaaaattaaaaaaattgtcaatattttttcaattctcaagaaattttttttcaaaaataaaaattattgtgtccCCTTAGAGCACACATTAGCAAAATTCTTATTTGAAAAAAGGAATTTCAAAAATTGGTACGCTGCCGGTCATGATTGATCCCCCAGCCACGGATCCCAAACTGTAACTCAGCGGCTCCAATCAAGAACTCAACAGCCTGCTGTGGGGTAAGCAACTCAACCACCTTCTGGACCGTTTTCAGCCGTAGATCATCAGCCCTTTTAATAACACTTATCAACCGTCCGATCTTCTTCTCGAACTCATCACCACACTCGCCAATGACCTCACTAGCACCATCCTGCCACTCTGATAGCTCCTCCGTTATAGCATTCTCTTCCTTTACCTAATTCAACTGGGACATGTTAATAAAATTACCCCAACCATTACAAAACCAACTCACAAAGATATTGATTGAACAGCtaaatagggttttttttttaattttttttagaaaagagaGGGGAAAGGGTTCTAATAGGTTAGTTACTAATAattggtataaaaaaaagaaaaaaaggaaaattcacaCATACACATTAATGAAACATAATTAGTTTAAATAATAAGACATTATTATATATCTAGCACACTCAAACCTACACTCATTTTTCAGAGCATGCTTATGTATGTGTTAACTTAACTCAAACATACCCTCATTTAATTTAAATCTACacttattttttcaaaacatgCTTGTGTGTCAACTTAAGATTAAATTATAGCACATTGACATATAAGACCATTTCAGGTACTTGATGAAAAAGTAGATATGGGTGCAAAAATTATGCGCCAACACTAAGCATATTGTATGCTGTGGATTTGGACGAAGAATGATGTGGTACTTTTGGAGAGTTGGAGTACAAATGACGTGATATTGGATCACTCCTCTTGCATTCACAATTAATAGATCTATTAATTAAGTTTAGGGTAGGATCTACCAGgaatatagattaaaaaaaagtagtttaaTTGGTATGATCCACCATAAAGAAATTAGAGTTTTACACAGTAGTggctttagaaatttttttgagagtggtcattaagaaacttaaattatacaaaatacataaaatcttataatttccttctacaaatcttttattttgaaatcgttacttgataatctcattatcaatgttgCAAGTTACATATCTTCAaaagtttagttaaataaaatttttcttggacttttatttttatttgcaaggacctaatatattgttaggGAGACCAAagtttaagaataaaatttggctacaaaatttgttgtggtCATTCtcactaaataaattaacatttattacatattttgaaaatctaattgatAAATTGCATGTTCTCTATATTCTTAAAACACGTTAAAATTTCATGCAAATCGGATGATATTTGCCATTCGATtcataaaattactttttatgtaattttatgtataattttagattacaaaaacttgaaatttaaatatttgattgacgacatagctattgatcttttaTCTTCTTAAAATGTTGCAAGTATGAAagatttaagaagaaaatataattaaatagtggatttgttaaaattcacgttcaataaaaaaaaatattataaaaaatattaaatagaatTGTAACATTAATCTATAACCATGcttgtaaccaaattttgtcCTGAATTTAGTTATATTGGacctaacaaaaaaattagggtGATCACAAAGttcttctaaagaaaaataatcataaatttttaaaattttaaaatttataaataataattgtatTATTTTCCAAGTCAGGTTGGTCCCAGACCAACCTGACCTCGTCGTAAAGCCGCCCCTGATATCACATAATGGGTGTGTCCTAGAGTTGAGCAAGAATGAAGTAAGATAAAGTAACATAACGTACGGTTTCACACTGTAACTCGCTGACACGGCGGAACTGAGAGGGGGAGAGGTCACCGAGATCACCAGTGCGTAAGCCGCGGAGGATATCAACGATGTGGGACTCAAACCGAATGGATGACTCAGTGTACACCAAGTGAAACGCCGTGGTGGGTCTCCACCCAGCTATCCAGTGCAGCGATCGCTCAAGCGAGCTCGCCCATGGGGCCGTCAACACCGACACTGCGTCGCGCTCGGTTGCCTGTGCCTTCAACTTGTAGTACTCAGCATAGTGACACATCACCTGGTGAACCAGCTGGACCAGGTGGTGGTGTTGGTCTGGGCTAGAGGGTGGTCTTGGAGCTGAGGACAACTGGTTCACCAGCTTGTGCAATTGCTCCAACCAGTTTTCGTAGAAGTGGGTGAATGTTGTGAAGTTGCTCATTTGGTCTGGATTTGAATAATTCTTTTCTGGGTTTCGTtcagttttgtgtttttctGTTTACTTTGAGAGATAAAAAGAATTTGTATTCTCTTTTCTGCAAAAGAAAGCTCTTTGCCTACACGTTGGGTAGACACTTGTCATGCATGCATGATTTAGAGATCCACGTGGTTGAGAGAAAAATGGTCACACTTTCCAGCATCGGTCACTATTATTAGTACTAACAGAATTTATAGGTATCGAGTCAAACTGAATAAACGACCAGTTGGACTTTTGGAGACAGTAATTCTCCACCACCACAATACTCCTCTTCGTGTTAGCATGATAATGCATTAATGCCACATTGCCACCGCATGCAAATACACAATTTTCTGTACCCAACAAAGTAATTGAGTGGCTTCATTATCGTATTCTAAAATAGGTTTAGCTtacttttcttactttttttttttttttttttactggacATGTCATGTCCttctaaaattacaatttaatagtaataaaaagtGATAAACTTGAACACAacataaattttatctttatttatcccaaaaaacaaaaaaaacataaataagcCTTAGgacccaattttaaagaaaaagttgttgaattCTATACTTGTAGATCCCTTACACTGTACACGGGACCCACAGAGAAAAAACGACTCCACTGGAAAAATGCGCAAAACACGCTTTCCAAATGAAGGTATAGTGTATAATTATCCCTActcattttttttgaaaatggcaTTTATacattcatattttttatttatttattttaattataagttataacataCAACTTTCTATGCCAGTCTTTAGCAAGtgagtttcttt
This region includes:
- the LOC126709380 gene encoding protein DOG1-like 4: MSNFTTFTHFYENWLEQLHKLVNQLSSAPRPPSSPDQHHHLVQLVHQVMCHYAEYYKLKAQATERDAVSVLTAPWASSLERSLHWIAGWRPTTAFHLVYTESSIRFESHIVDILRGLRTGDLGDLSPSQFRRVSELQCETVKEENAITEELSEWQDGASEVIGECGDEFEKKIGRLISVIKRADDLRLKTVQKVVELLTPQQAVEFLIGAAELQFGIRGWGINHDRQRTNF